The genomic window GGCTTCAACGATAGCGGTAATCACGCCTTCGCCAACGCCTGCGCTCTTGCGCCCTTCATCCAGCACCAGAATGCGCTTGGCGTGCTTGGCCTGCTCCGCAATGAACGCATCATTGAGCGGTGCAAGCCAGCGCAGATCGACCACGCGGACTTTCCAGCCCAAATCCTTTTCAATGGTCTTCGCTGCGCGCAACGCCATAGGCACGCCGTTGCCGAAGGTGAAAATGACCAGATCGTTCGCGTCGTCGTGGTAGACACGCCCTTCACCCAACGTCATCGCTTCGCCCGGCGCCGGATACGCGAACTGCCATTGGCCATCGCCGGCTTCGTAGAGGTCTTTGGTCATGTACAGCGCGATGGGTTCCAGATACGCGCAGACACGGCCATCGACTTTGGCCAGCGCAGTGAGCGTGCGCAGCATGGTCGCCGCGTCATCGCCGCGGCTCGGGCAACCGACAACCAGACCCGGAATATCGCGCAGGGGAGCAATCGAATTGTCGTTATGGAAGTGGCCGCCGAAACCACGCTGGTAACCCAGCGAAGCCACGCGCATCACCAGCGGATTGCGGTACTGGTTGTTGGAGAAGAACTGCAGCGACGCCGCCTCGCCACGAATCTGGTCGCAGGCGTTGTGGAAATACGCCAGATACTGGATTTCCGGCAGCGGCAGCATGCCCATGTTGGCGTAGCCCTGAGCCAGACCAAGGATCATGGTTTCGTCGAGCAACGTGTTGAACACACGATTGCCCTTGAACGCCTTGAACAAGCCCTTGGTGACCGTATACACGCCACCCTTCTGCGCGACGTCTTCGCCGAACAGCAGGGTTTCCGGATACTTGGCCATCACATCGTGCAGCGCCTGGTTGATCTGGATCGCCAAGTGGCGTGGCGGCTGCTTTTCCGGCAATTTTTCTTCACCGCCGAACACAGCGATGCGCTTGTCTTGATAATCGGTGCGCTCCGCTTCGGCCTTCACCTTCTCCGGGGTATAGGGCGCCAGCGGCGTCATCACATCATCAAGACGATCAAGCTTGGGACGGCTGTCGGCTTCTTCCGCCGCAGCAAAGCAGCGCTTGCGGATGGTTTCGTTGAGCGCCAGCAACTCATCCTTGCTGTACAAGCCCGATTGCAACGCGATAGCGGCCGAGCGCAGCAGTGGATCGGAGGATTCCACCGTGACCAGCTCTTCGATGCTGCGCCATTCGATTTCAAAATCGGTACCCGCGTGTCCCATGATGCGGGTGGTCTTCAAGTGCAGGAATGTCGGGCGACGCGTGCTGCGGCAGTGTTCCACCGCGCGCTGCACCTGCGCGTAGCCTTCGGCCAGATCCAGGCCGTCCGCGAAGAAGTAATCAAGATCCGGGCGATGCTGGAAGTTGTTCGCCACCCAGCCGCTAGGCGTCTTCACCGAAATGCCGATGCCGTTGTCTTCGCACACGAACAGCACCGGTGCAGGCAACTTCTGATAAGCCGTCCACGCGGCAGCATTGAACGAAGTTTGCGCGGTGGCGTGATTGCTGGAAGCGTCGCCGAACGAGCAGATCGCGATGGAGTCTTCCGGGATCGGAAGCTGATGACCGATGCGGCGGCCTTGTTCAATCGCAATCGCCGTGCCCAGTGCTTTCGGCAGGTGCGAAGCGATGGTCGACGTTTGCGGCAACACCCAAAGCGGCTTGCTGCCCCACACCTTATGACGGCCGCCGGAGGCCGGATCATCCTTGCTAGCCGCAAAGGACAGCGCCGAATCCATTACCGGATCCATGCCCGGCAACTTGCGGAAACGCTCCGCCATGAAGCCGCCGGAACGATAGTGCAGGAACGCTGGATCCGTGTGGCGTGTGAGGCGTGCCACCATCGCGTTGCCTTCGTGGCCGGAGCTGCCGATGGTGTAGAACACTTTGTTCTGCACGCGCAGAACGCGCGCCATCAGGTCGAGGTGGCGCGAGATCAGCTGCGATTCCAGTAGCTCGCGAAAACCCTGCGCATCGAGTGCGCTGCCCGGCAGGATGGGATCGTCCTCGTGCGGCTTGGCGCGTACCTCCCCTTGCCAAAGCTGCACGAACTCGGTGAAGTTCTGATCGACGATCTCGGCGCGGTTGAAGCCCTTGTGGCGGGCGGCGATAGGCGTGGCGGACATGATGGCGAAGTTCTCGGTGAAAGACGTGCCGCGCTAAAGCGCGGAATGGGAAATTATCGAGGGCGGCAGCTGACTGCTGCCCGTGTGGCCGGCGGCGGTTTTATAACGCACGTAACAACTCCGCGCGCTGCAGGTCCTTGGGGCGGCCAAAACGCTCCAGAATGTGGATTTGTTCGGCAGCCGCGGGGATCGGCACCGGAATACCCGCGCAGTTGACATGAACGATCTCGTCGACGCGTATCGGTTGCCATCCGGCGGTCTCACGCAACTCCAGACCGCCCATCACCTCGACAGGCATGCCGGGAAAACGGAATCGCGCGAAACGCGAGCGGAAACGATCACCGGCAGCAGGCTCGTAAACGCCATCCAGACGCTCGTGCCACAGGGCAATCAGCCCTTCGGCGTCATCGACGCTGGTCAGCAGATCCAGGTCGCCCACTTCGACGTTTGCGCCAGCCAGGGCCGCGGCGGCACTGCCAATAACCACCCAGGCATCGCGGCAGTGCTCATGCAGCAGCGGCACGGCGGCCGCAATCGCCTGATCCAATGCCGGCATGCGCAGGTTCACTTGCGCTGCATCCACTGCTCGCGCGTTTGTGCCCAGATGCCAACCGTGATGTTTTCATACGGCGGCGGCAATTGCGCTGGACCACGCAACTGCGAGCCAAGACGCTTGGCCAACTCCTGCGAGGCATAGTTGTCCGTGTTGATGGAATGAATCACTTCACGCCAGCCAAGATGCTCGAAAGCCCAGTCGATGGCCGCGACCGAACCTTCGTAGGCGTAGCCTTTGCCCCACGCTTCGCGCACTAGCCCCCAGCCTACTTCGGTGCCGGGCCACCCTTCCGGATGCCAGGGGCCGAGACGGCCGATCCAGCGCCCGCTGGCTTTTTCGATCACGGAGAACATCGAAAAACCCTGGATCATCCAGGCGCCAGCCAGCGAGAGAAAACCGCGCCAAGCCACAGCGCGCGTTTGCGGGCCACCGATGAAATGCGACGCTTCATGGTCAGCCATGTTGGCGGCGTAGGCGTTGAAGTCTTCCTGGATGGGCGGACGCAGGATCAGACGTTCGGTTTCGATGCGGATATCGGGAATCGACAAGGCTTGATTCCTAGGCCTATGCCAGCTTG from Dyella caseinilytica includes these protein-coding regions:
- a CDS encoding GNAT family N-acetyltransferase, giving the protein MSIPDIRIETERLILRPPIQEDFNAYAANMADHEASHFIGGPQTRAVAWRGFLSLAGAWMIQGFSMFSVIEKASGRWIGRLGPWHPEGWPGTEVGWGLVREAWGKGYAYEGSVAAIDWAFEHLGWREVIHSINTDNYASQELAKRLGSQLRGPAQLPPPYENITVGIWAQTREQWMQRK
- a CDS encoding thiamine pyrophosphate-dependent enzyme, with translation MSATPIAARHKGFNRAEIVDQNFTEFVQLWQGEVRAKPHEDDPILPGSALDAQGFRELLESQLISRHLDLMARVLRVQNKVFYTIGSSGHEGNAMVARLTRHTDPAFLHYRSGGFMAERFRKLPGMDPVMDSALSFAASKDDPASGGRHKVWGSKPLWVLPQTSTIASHLPKALGTAIAIEQGRRIGHQLPIPEDSIAICSFGDASSNHATAQTSFNAAAWTAYQKLPAPVLFVCEDNGIGISVKTPSGWVANNFQHRPDLDYFFADGLDLAEGYAQVQRAVEHCRSTRRPTFLHLKTTRIMGHAGTDFEIEWRSIEELVTVESSDPLLRSAAIALQSGLYSKDELLALNETIRKRCFAAAEEADSRPKLDRLDDVMTPLAPYTPEKVKAEAERTDYQDKRIAVFGGEEKLPEKQPPRHLAIQINQALHDVMAKYPETLLFGEDVAQKGGVYTVTKGLFKAFKGNRVFNTLLDETMILGLAQGYANMGMLPLPEIQYLAYFHNACDQIRGEAASLQFFSNNQYRNPLVMRVASLGYQRGFGGHFHNDNSIAPLRDIPGLVVGCPSRGDDAATMLRTLTALAKVDGRVCAYLEPIALYMTKDLYEAGDGQWQFAYPAPGEAMTLGEGRVYHDDANDLVIFTFGNGVPMALRAAKTIEKDLGWKVRVVDLRWLAPLNDAFIAEQAKHAKRILVLDEGRKSAGVGEGVITAIVEAGLGSTPLERVVGSDTYTPLAGAAFLVLPGDAEVVAAAKKLTVKKA